A region from the Ptychodera flava strain L36383 chromosome 12, AS_Pfla_20210202, whole genome shotgun sequence genome encodes:
- the LOC139145270 gene encoding uncharacterized protein, with protein MTNKTDSQSQRGPVNEVRLHLWQGVVSSWKLQATVPVHLRPETTAPMMVLTLLDNVYVLWGRAGHHDNEAARNADAFVNTRSVFDINRTIQGGFVHICLDRVLQYSLRRNEWSMVYPASESTVTTLKFHPLSTYPLVVVCSDRLHLITPKEHIAFCPVENRWAVLPYVRLPKSVEIVDDDGIYCSEPFVHSAIECNGKIFALILERWFTEAVSWELFVCAKGMYYTLYDPASDTWSDLEAIRCESDNQDLHFHDDFLLSSRGTTVSVTRAGGDGSVVRRKDVFNIDISEHKITQSGSAVPYKDKEVVFPFTSNDSIVDVGGTIYGCPKVMTTTGDRSKKDGDVTAETAKETSKTTGVEPGHNPWSYDRKADEQVVLPDIKTTESSEDIEEDTLHSNKPAGAYRRMALKLSVPYGHG; from the coding sequence ATGACTAACAAAACTGATAGCCAAAGTCAAAGAGGCCCGGTCAACGAAGTGAGATTACACCTCTGGCAAGGTGTGGTGTCTTCCTGGAAGCTGCAGGCCACTGTACCTGTTCACCTTCGGCCAGAAACAACAGCTCCGATGATGGTGCTGACGCTACTCGATAACGTGTACGTGCTGTGGGGGAGAGCCGGGCACCATGACAACGAGGCGGCACGGAATGCGGACGCCTTCGTGAACACGAGGAGTGTGTTTGACATCAACCGAACCATTCAGGGCGGTTTCGTGCACATTTGTCTGGACCGCGTGCTGCAGTACAGTTTGAGGAGAAACGAATGGAGCATGGTCTACCCAGCCTCCGAGTCGACGGTGACAACCTTGAAATTTCATCCACTTTCAACATATCCATTGGTAGTCGTTTGCAGCGACCGACTGCACCTCATAACGCCCAAAGAGCACATAGCTTTCTGCCCTGTTGAGAACAGATGGGCGGTTTTGCCCTACGTTCGTCTTCCTAAAAGTGTTGAAATCGTGGATGATGACGGCATATATTGCAGTGAGCCTTTCGTCCATTCGGCGATCGAGTGCAACGGGAAGATATTCGCGTTAATACTGGAAAGATGGTTTACAGAAGCCGTCTCGTGGGAGTTATTCGTCTGCGCAAAGGGTATGTACTACACCTTGTACGACCCAGCGTCCGACACCTGGTCTGACCTCGAAGCCATCAGGTGCGAGAGTGACAACCAGGACTTGCACTTTCACGACGACTTCTTGCTGTCCTCCAGGGGAACAACCGTCAGCGTCACCCGAGCGGGAGGAGATGGGAGCGTAGTGCGGAGAAAAGATGTCTTCAACATCGATATATCCGAGCATAAGATCACACAAAGTGGCAGTGCTGTGCCCTATAAAGACAAAGAGGTAGTATTCCCTTTCACGAGCAACGATTCGATCGTGGATGTCGGCGGGACGATTTACGGCTGTCCGAAAGTGATGACGACAACCGGGGATCGAAGTAAGAAGGATGGTGACGTCACGGCTGAAACGGCCAAAGAAACGTCGAAAACCACCGGCGTTGAACCAGGACACAACCCTTGGAGCTACGATCGGAAGGCTGATGAACAGGTGGTTTTACCTGACATCAAAACCACGGAATCCAGTGAGGATATAGAAGAAGATACGCTACATTCAAATAAGCCTGCAGGGGCATACAGAAGAATGGCTTTAAAGCTATCAGTACCTTACGGTCACGGCTAA